A genomic window from Maridesulfovibrio sp. includes:
- a CDS encoding tetratricopeptide repeat protein has product MRKNIIVIGLLIATVLLLGGCDKRRDDFYQKALEYYNKQMFIEAGLEIKNALSLDPECAPCRLLLGKISLEKGNFQGAFINFKYASDLDPQLVEAKVELSKLYLLAREYDEAGDMARKALNQDATYIEARLVLASVLAEGKKYGEAEKMLKVALDEDPGNPDVYLSMNSVYTRQNDMKKAEEALLQGIKKIPDNSSLLMKTVAFYRSLNENDKAEKYVEKLLKVGDGDPRTDVFAAEFYSASGNSEKAAELLAEVVRTHPDKAEYRVIYSRVLNSQERFKETEKILKDGLALDKSSLPIRTALAGLYMSQGRQDSAVKVLEEGITLDPEGAENANHVVYRKQLATMFLDMNESRKALDQLNKIIELNPKDAEAHYLRGQIYLFEGRGQLAVAEFRQVVRDNPESAPAYVLLSRAHLINDETGIAIENLKEAINLDPAYGPAREVLINTYLDRKDWHQAILELQRLREKRPDDIQIMAAIGDVYAIKGDKTLASRTYSEISEKFPDSPIGSMKMAELAVGDKEYALAEKYYNRALDLAPDSLAAIQGKVNVLTVQKKYTLATRFCEKLLTKYPDNPRIYELLGRVYSARGNFADAETNFTRAIELAPEWMLPYMRIGDLYVADGKLEDGIAKFTEEVRKDSENPGPQFILGLLYEQAGNYEKSRKVYSQLLQKHPGFQLAANNLAYLLATRFSDSGESMAEALKLARVAASSQSPEALDTLGFVLYLNGEYEQAMHVLNSALQVLPDFSAALFHKAMVYSREGKNDEARKILTKLLRTKEDFPERREAENLLSHL; this is encoded by the coding sequence ATGCGAAAAAATATTATTGTCATCGGATTGCTGATTGCGACTGTTCTCCTGCTCGGCGGGTGCGATAAACGGCGGGATGACTTTTATCAGAAAGCTCTCGAGTACTACAACAAGCAGATGTTTATTGAGGCTGGACTGGAAATTAAAAACGCTCTTTCCCTCGATCCGGAGTGTGCTCCCTGCCGTTTGCTTTTGGGCAAAATATCTCTGGAGAAGGGTAACTTCCAGGGTGCTTTTATCAATTTCAAGTATGCTTCCGATCTTGATCCTCAGCTTGTTGAAGCCAAGGTGGAACTAAGTAAACTTTATCTGCTTGCACGAGAATATGATGAAGCCGGTGATATGGCCCGCAAGGCTCTTAATCAGGATGCCACTTATATTGAGGCAAGACTTGTTTTGGCCTCTGTGCTTGCTGAGGGTAAGAAGTATGGAGAAGCAGAGAAGATGCTCAAGGTCGCCTTGGATGAAGATCCGGGCAACCCTGATGTCTATCTTTCAATGAATAGTGTCTATACCCGTCAGAATGATATGAAAAAAGCTGAAGAGGCTTTATTGCAAGGTATTAAAAAAATTCCCGATAATTCTTCTCTTCTTATGAAAACCGTAGCTTTTTACCGCAGCCTTAACGAGAACGATAAGGCCGAGAAATATGTGGAAAAGCTTCTCAAGGTTGGGGACGGTGATCCGCGTACAGATGTTTTTGCAGCTGAATTTTATTCTGCGTCCGGCAATTCTGAAAAGGCTGCTGAGCTGCTTGCAGAAGTTGTGCGCACGCACCCGGATAAAGCTGAGTACAGGGTAATTTATTCGCGGGTATTAAATTCTCAGGAACGTTTTAAAGAGACTGAAAAAATCTTAAAGGATGGGCTGGCTCTGGATAAAAGTTCTCTTCCCATCAGAACAGCCCTTGCTGGTTTGTATATGTCTCAGGGCAGACAGGATTCTGCGGTTAAGGTACTCGAAGAAGGAATAACTCTAGATCCGGAAGGAGCCGAAAACGCTAATCACGTTGTTTACCGCAAGCAGTTGGCCACAATGTTTCTGGATATGAATGAATCCCGCAAGGCACTAGATCAGCTCAATAAGATTATTGAGTTGAACCCTAAAGATGCAGAGGCCCACTACCTGCGTGGGCAGATTTATCTTTTCGAAGGGCGCGGGCAGCTTGCTGTTGCCGAATTCAGGCAGGTTGTCAGGGATAATCCTGAAAGTGCTCCGGCCTATGTTCTGTTGTCCCGAGCCCATCTGATTAACGATGAAACCGGTATTGCCATTGAGAATCTTAAAGAAGCCATCAACCTTGATCCTGCTTACGGACCTGCAAGGGAGGTTCTCATAAATACTTATCTTGATCGTAAGGACTGGCATCAGGCCATACTTGAACTGCAGCGACTGAGGGAAAAACGTCCTGATGATATTCAGATCATGGCTGCGATAGGTGATGTTTATGCTATTAAGGGAGATAAAACTTTAGCCAGCCGTACTTACTCCGAGATTTCTGAAAAGTTCCCAGATTCCCCGATTGGGTCTATGAAAATGGCTGAACTGGCTGTTGGTGATAAGGAGTATGCTCTTGCTGAAAAATATTACAACAGAGCTTTGGATCTCGCTCCTGATTCACTTGCAGCTATTCAAGGTAAAGTTAATGTCCTCACCGTGCAGAAGAAATATACTCTTGCTACACGGTTCTGCGAAAAATTATTGACCAAGTATCCCGATAACCCGCGGATTTACGAACTGCTTGGCCGTGTTTATTCCGCACGCGGCAACTTTGCCGATGCAGAAACCAACTTTACAAGGGCGATTGAGCTTGCACCGGAATGGATGCTGCCTTACATGCGTATCGGCGATTTATATGTTGCTGACGGTAAACTTGAAGACGGAATTGCCAAGTTTACCGAAGAGGTCAGGAAAGATAGCGAAAATCCCGGTCCGCAATTCATCCTTGGTCTCTTGTACGAACAGGCCGGGAATTATGAGAAATCTCGTAAAGTATATTCCCAGTTGCTGCAAAAGCATCCGGGCTTCCAATTGGCGGCCAACAACCTCGCTTACCTGCTGGCTACACGTTTCTCTGACAGTGGGGAGTCAATGGCTGAGGCTTTGAAGCTGGCTAGGGTCGCTGCCAGCAGCCAGAGTCCGGAAGCGCTCGATACTCTTGGGTTCGTGCTTTATCTTAATGGTGAATATGAGCAGGCGATGCATGTGCTTAACTCTGCACTTCAGGTTCTGCCTGACTTTTCAGCAGCGCTTTTTCATAAGGCGATGGTTTATTCCAGGGAAGGCAAGAATGATGAAGCTAGAAAGATTCTTACTAAGCTACTGCGAACCAAAGAAGATTTCCCTGAACGGCGAGAGGCTGAGAATTTGTTGAGCCACTTATAA
- the xrtD gene encoding VPLPA-CTERM-specific exosortase XrtD gives MAAILSFVSVLAAWVVLYWDSFPPLIRRWNTDDYSYCWLVVPLAVYVAWQRRELLPKIITPSSRSAYGALLLAGLLYFLGKASAVDALVFISMWFCVLALVLFVYGWRSMKAFFFPLLVLAFAVPPPPFINRTLTFKLRLISSDISVRIMQFFDIPVFREGNVIDLGVIQLHVVDACSGLRYVFPTILLGILMGYWFNSRIWQRILIALATVPTAIFANALRIAMVGYLARNVSVETAENFFHDASGIVIYLLSIVLLALCSLFLNFLGGRKEEQRAESPKGFYAQPAGRVVHLFLMAAVLGLYFAANSFFLSERVIPKRPSFDNFPLTFGHYEGKRDFYSDNILESLGSDDYFAGVFRDSDSGRNVLVLVTYYDYQEPQRAAHNPVSCLLGGGGWSLSSSRDLPAEPDGRPIKVRRLLLDKPGERLLAFYWFQQRGRVITDEYMNKFYLALDSITRRRTDGALVRVEMLLNDGETIEHGQTVLDNFIKNFSSELKPYIPE, from the coding sequence GTGGCAGCTATTTTATCTTTTGTTTCCGTTCTTGCGGCTTGGGTTGTACTATACTGGGATTCCTTTCCTCCGCTTATAAGGCGTTGGAATACGGATGACTATTCCTACTGCTGGCTTGTTGTTCCACTTGCAGTCTATGTCGCTTGGCAACGCCGAGAGCTATTGCCGAAAATAATAACTCCCTCTTCACGGTCAGCTTATGGAGCTTTGCTGTTGGCCGGGTTATTATATTTTCTCGGTAAAGCCTCTGCGGTTGATGCCTTGGTTTTTATTTCCATGTGGTTCTGTGTGCTGGCATTGGTGCTCTTTGTTTATGGCTGGCGATCAATGAAGGCTTTCTTTTTTCCGCTTCTGGTCCTGGCTTTTGCCGTTCCGCCGCCTCCATTTATCAACCGAACACTTACTTTTAAACTCAGGCTTATTTCATCAGACATTTCTGTCCGCATAATGCAGTTTTTCGATATTCCTGTATTTAGAGAAGGGAACGTTATTGACCTTGGTGTGATCCAATTGCACGTCGTCGATGCCTGCAGCGGATTGCGTTATGTCTTTCCTACTATCCTGCTCGGTATTCTGATGGGATACTGGTTTAACTCGCGCATATGGCAGCGGATACTGATCGCTTTAGCGACTGTCCCGACTGCTATTTTTGCCAATGCCCTTCGAATTGCAATGGTAGGGTATCTGGCCCGTAATGTTTCGGTGGAGACCGCGGAAAATTTTTTCCATGATGCTTCCGGCATAGTCATCTATCTTCTTTCTATCGTATTGCTGGCTTTGTGCAGTCTCTTTCTGAATTTCCTTGGGGGACGAAAGGAAGAACAGCGGGCAGAATCCCCCAAAGGGTTTTATGCACAACCGGCAGGAAGGGTGGTACATCTCTTTCTAATGGCGGCGGTTCTGGGGCTTTACTTTGCTGCGAATTCTTTTTTCCTTTCAGAGCGTGTAATTCCGAAACGCCCAAGTTTTGATAATTTTCCGCTGACTTTTGGCCATTATGAAGGAAAGAGAGATTTTTACAGCGATAATATTCTTGAATCACTCGGATCGGATGATTATTTTGCGGGTGTTTTCAGGGATAGTGATTCAGGACGAAATGTTCTTGTTCTGGTAACTTACTACGATTATCAGGAACCTCAGCGTGCAGCCCATAACCCGGTCAGCTGCCTGCTCGGCGGCGGGGGCTGGAGCCTATCCTCTTCGCGTGATCTTCCGGCGGAACCTGACGGGCGTCCCATTAAAGTGCGCAGACTGCTTCTGGATAAACCAGGCGAAAGATTGCTGGCCTTTTACTGGTTTCAGCAGCGTGGCCGTGTTATCACTGATGAGTATATGAATAAATTCTATCTGGCGCTTGATTCCATAACCCGTAGACGTACTGACGGTGCTCTGGTCCGTGTGGAGATGCTGCTCAACGACGGTGAAACCATTGAGCATGGCCAGACTGTTTTAGATAATTTTATTAAGAACTTTTCATCTGAACTTAAACCCTACATTCCTGAATAG